The sequence AAAATTATTGCCCATCTCATAGCTCATCACCCAACAAACAAACCTTGAATACAGACCAAGATATGATGCCAACAGCTGTGGAAATGAATAATGCAAATGCACACACAAAAGAGGTAATGCAAACACCTTTCCAAGTGACTGCTTGTTCTGTGAGGAAGGGATCAGAAACTGCTAATGGTTTGTCACATATAAGAAGTAAGTCTAGTGGATGTGAAGCCATGTCATTGATGCACCTCAAAGATACTAAGGCAAAGGGCAATCGGGATTGGAAAGAGGAACTTGGAGAGAAAGCTGATGAGTTGGAGGCCTTATTTGCTGCACACAAACTCAGGAGCCAGTCACAAAGAGCTAGCAGCCAAGATAAGCTGCGCATGATTTCCAAGGAAACAAGTGTAGGAGTTGAATCTAACAATCACTTCACAAAGGATATGCAGAATACTGGGAGGGAATCACTCGGTAGCTCATGCAACAATGAAGTGGATTCTGAAGCACAAGTCCTATTTAATATGGCCGATAGCAATCATGGCAACCACCATAGTCAACGGGAATTGTTGGGGTTTGCTAATGACGATGCTAGAGGCAAACTCTATTCTCATTACAAGGAGAAACGGGATGCAAAGTTGAGGGATGAGAAAACAACAAAACAGGCAGAGAAAGAAGCTCAACTAAAAGCTATGCACATAGTCTTAGAAAAAACAAAAGCTGAAATGGAAGTAAGGAATGCAGCCAAAAAAGATCCTTCAGTTCAAGATGGGAAGAAAACATTCAGTACTCTAGATGATATTCCAAAGGACCTGCCAAAGCCAAGCGGAACAAAGAAACACCCTTCAAAAATTACATCAGTGAGCAGTTGCTTGTCCTTGGAATCATCACCAAGGACATCTTTATcagccaaaattcaaaattccagtAATATTTCTTCAGGACGACGCAGGAGCCTGCATGAAAATCCTTTGCTTCAATCAGTTCCCAGCTTTACTGATATAAGGAAAGAGAATACAAAGCCTTCACATGGACATGGAAGAATCAATTCCAATTCATTAGTTCAAGGAAAAGGATCCATGTCTCGTGTAGAGCTCAAAAGCAACAGCAAAAGTTTTGGTAGTCGAGAACACTCTCATATTGAACACATTGGATCTGGTTCTGTTTCACAGTCATCTAGCAATAAGGAAGAGAAGAAACACCGAAGTCAAGCAGCAGCAAGAAAAAGTATTTCTGGTCCTATTACTGGAGGGGTGAGTGGGAAAGTACCTAAAGCAGCAGCATGTGAACCAAGCTTCTACAGCAAAGCGACTAAAAGAGTAACTGCTGCACCCTTGGACTCTAAACCTTTTCTCCGCAAAGGCAGAGGAATAGGTCCAGGGACTGGATCGGAAGTTGCCAAGCCGAAACGGGTTTCTGCAGCcattgatgacatgaagaatgcAAGTGGAGGTCAAAGTGATAATCCAAATGGAGAAGAATCAGTGGACGAATTGGGTGACATTTTAAAATCATCAAATACTTGCAAACTAACTGAAGCAGAAGCAGATGaagagaaagaaaatgaagttgTCAAGAGCACAAGTGATGATGCTGAAACAGCAGACAATCAGGGTGATTCAGACATAATACAATTTAACATGCAAGCTGATGATGTAAGTGCTTGTATCTCTCCTTCTGAGATGTCATGTTCTCCCACATATTCCAATTATTCATTtcctgaaaaatttgaaaaaatgacTCTCTGCTCAGAAGCTTCACTTACAGCTGCTTCAATATCATGCCGCACCACATCTCTGCCACGTGAACAGACAGCAACTTCATTCTCACCCATATCAAAGCCACCAAGTTTGCACAGATCTACTGCATCAGATCATATTAGTTCGTTGGGATTTGCGACAATGACAGGAGACTCTCCGCATGGAAGTCCTGTATGGATCTCACACATGCAACAGCCCCCTCAGTTGTCGGGGACCTCTGATATGGAAACAGTTCGAACTCGTAAGAAATGGGGAAAAGCACAGAAGATCGTTCTTGCTACTGCTCCTCAGCAGCCTCACCACAAAGATGCTCCAAAGGGGCTGAAGAGGCTTCTGAAATTCGGTAGGAAAAATAGCGGTTATGAAGGTGGTGATGATACAGAAGAAACAAAGGACCTGGCTAGCAGATCTGGAGATGATCTTCTTAGACGAACTGGGATACAAGCTAAGGCCCATTTACCAGGGCAAATCTCATTTGATTTTGCTAGTTTAAATGGACATGAAGAGATTGGCAGTTTCCCAGAGCAAAGCCTAAGTATGCGATTTCTCCAGTAGttctaaatttttttcaaattGATTCTTATATTGACCAAAAAATATTTAGAACTAATCAGAAAACTAATACAATTTGATTTTGCAGCACGATCAATTGAAAGTTCCATTCCAGTTCCTTCGGGGAACTTTAAATCACGTGAAGATCACTTATCTGGAACCAACACGTTAAAAGGTGAGTTTCCTTTTGCATGTTTTTTATGTACTTCCAATTCATTTGCATTTAAGCCCCAAAATTTATTCCTCAAAGCTAAATCTCTAAGCTTGTCTATCCTTGGTTTAAATTATTTTTGAACTTGAATTGGTACATCCCTATTGACATTGATATTAAGCAAGCAAATATCAATTTGTGCAGCACCTCGttctttcttttcactttcatcATTCAGAAGCAAAGCAAGTGA is a genomic window of Cryptomeria japonica chromosome 7, Sugi_1.0, whole genome shotgun sequence containing:
- the LOC131035820 gene encoding uncharacterized protein LOC131035820 isoform X2, with the translated sequence MKADTRLDYAVFQLSPKRSRCELFASAGGVTEKLASGLLKPFLTHLRTAQEQAVRGEGRLIKLEACSDNHQNVASWFTKGTLERFVRFVSTPEVLEHVYTVDAEWSQLDQARKFQLAVYSQGGSDQVSNTGLIRDISRQGEILKSRSGREATDASKRELLRAIDARLMALEQELRMAFARAAAAGFEIEQMGNLMLFAERFGATRMRDACAKFLALCQKWQEIYSTVNESNAIFPSSGVSRNRLHGNLIPFLFPKINKEPDAQGEFRDMVGRDEDLDSVDSGITSQKSSDLNQTHFAEAANYRSLESAVSVSDTKQIGKLLKENQVSIAPVNSQKDQSTLKVFGCNQEGSNSSFHIGVTNLNSNHSSASENSSVTDNSLVKPDVYSRFGNRTADASSESINIASIEFEQLGSDIANQSYAEKDRHSVRSPHRRRSSSPVRQVQNERVGSRRSNSVVIKSINYFQDTVTGSNKELSSDSDDAQSNCGSSNVSEPTQKPESIKRLSVQDAIHLFERKQKEVRGSENEGMRKIGKIESQRIMLSESCNSNTAEKGVLRRWSGVSDISMDDLALQQVKNENQFQNQNVPLSRIKSYSQTSLSDHARQLSGDIIETQNMVEESPQSELRPQANNDQGVKRRKDTGSSYLVHQNDKNYCPSHSSSPNKQTLNTDQDMMPTAVEMNNANAHTKEVMQTPFQVTACSVRKGSETANGLSHIRSKSSGCEAMSLMHLKDTKAKGNRDWKEELGEKADELEALFAAHKLRSQSQRASSQDKLRMISKETSVGVESNNHFTKDMQNTGRESLGSSCNNEVDSEAQVLFNMADSNHGNHHSQRELLGFANDDARGKLYSHYKEKRDAKLRDEKTTKQAEKEAQLKAMHIVLEKTKAEMEVRNAAKKDPSVQDGKKTFSTLDDIPKDLPKPSGTKKHPSKITSVSSCLSLESSPRTSLSAKIQNSSNISSGRRRSLHENPLLQSVPSFTDIRKENTKPSHGHGRINSNSLVQGKGSMSRVELKSNSKSFGSREHSHIEHIGSGSVSQSSSNKEEKKHRSQAAARKSISGPITGGVSGKVPKAAACEPSFYSKATKRVTAAPLDSKPFLRKGRGIGPGTGSEVAKPKRVSAAIDDMKNASGGQSDNPNGEESVDELGDILKSSNTCKLTEAEADEEKENEVVKSTSDDAETADNQGDSDIIQFNMQADDVSACISPSEMSCSPTYSNYSFPEKFEKMTLCSEASLTAASISCRTTSLPREQTATSFSPISKPPSLHRSTASDHISSLGFATMTGDSPHGSPVWISHMQQPPQLSGTSDMETVRTRKKWGKAQKIVLATAPQQPHHKDAPKGLKRLLKFGRKNSGYEGGDDTEETKDLASRSGDDLLRRTGIQAKAHLPGQISFDFASLNGHEEIGSFPEQSLTRSIESSIPVPSGNFKSREDHLSGTNTLKAPRSFFSLSSFRSKASDSKPK
- the LOC131035820 gene encoding uncharacterized protein LOC131035820 isoform X3; this translates as MVGRDEDLDSVDSGITSQKSSDLNQTHFAEAANYRSLESAVSVSDTKQIGKLLKENQVSIAPVNSQKDQSTLKVFGCNQEGSNSSFHIGVTNLNSNHSSASENSSVTDNSLVKPDVYSRFGNRTADASSESINIASIEFEQLGSDIANQSYAEKDRHSVRSPHRRRSSSPVRQVQNERVGSRRSNSVVIKSINYFQDTVTGSNKELSSDSDDAQSNCGSSNVSEPTQKPESIKRLSVQDAIHLFERKQKEVRGSENEGMRKIGKIESQRIMLSESCNSNTAEKGVLRRWSGVSDISMDDLALQQVKNENQFQNQNVPLSRIKSYSQTSLSDHARQLSGDIIETQNMVEESPQSELRPQANNDQGVKRRKDTGSSYLVHQNDKNYCPSHSSSPNKQTLNTDQDMMPTAVEMNNANAHTKEVMQTPFQVTACSVRKGSETANGLSHIRSKSSGCEAMSLMHLKDTKAKGNRDWKEELGEKADELEALFAAHKLRSQSQRASSQDKLRMISKETSVGVESNNHFTKDMQNTGRESLGSSCNNEVDSEAQVLFNMADSNHGNHHSQRELLGFANDDARGKLYSHYKEKRDAKLRDEKTTKQAEKEAQLKAMHIVLEKTKAEMEVRNAAKKDPSVQDGKKTFSTLDDIPKDLPKPSGTKKHPSKITSVSSCLSLESSPRTSLSAKIQNSSNISSGRRRSLHENPLLQSVPSFTDIRKENTKPSHGHGRINSNSLVQGKGSMSRVELKSNSKSFGSREHSHIEHIGSGSVSQSSSNKEEKKHRSQAAARKSISGPITGGVSGKVPKAAACEPSFYSKATKRVTAAPLDSKPFLRKGRGIGPGTGSEVAKPKRVSAAIDDMKNASGGQSDNPNGEESVDELGDILKSSNTCKLTEAEADEEKENEVVKSTSDDAETADNQGDSDIIQFNMQADDVSACISPSEMSCSPTYSNYSFPEKFEKMTLCSEASLTAASISCRTTSLPREQTATSFSPISKPPSLHRSTASDHISSLGFATMTGDSPHGSPVWISHMQQPPQLSGTSDMETVRTRKKWGKAQKIVLATAPQQPHHKDAPKGLKRLLKFGRKNSGYEGGDDTEETKDLASRSGDDLLRRTGIQAKAHLPGQISFDFASLNGHEEIGSFPEQSLTRSIESSIPVPSGNFKSREDHLSGTNTLKAPRSFFSLSSFRSKASDSKPK
- the LOC131035820 gene encoding uncharacterized protein LOC131035820 isoform X1; protein product: MKADTRLDYAVFQLSPKRSRCELFASAGGVTEKLASGLLKPFLTHLRTAQEQAVRGEGRLIKLEACSDNHQNVASWFTKGTLERFVRFVSTPEVLEHVYTVDAEWSQLDQARKFQLAVYSQGGSDQVSNTGLIRDISRQGEILKSRSGREATDASNRRELLRAIDARLMALEQELRMAFARAAAAGFEIEQMGNLMLFAERFGATRMRDACAKFLALCQKWQEIYSTVNESNAIFPSSGVSRNRLHGNLIPFLFPKINKEPDAQGEFRDMVGRDEDLDSVDSGITSQKSSDLNQTHFAEAANYRSLESAVSVSDTKQIGKLLKENQVSIAPVNSQKDQSTLKVFGCNQEGSNSSFHIGVTNLNSNHSSASENSSVTDNSLVKPDVYSRFGNRTADASSESINIASIEFEQLGSDIANQSYAEKDRHSVRSPHRRRSSSPVRQVQNERVGSRRSNSVVIKSINYFQDTVTGSNKELSSDSDDAQSNCGSSNVSEPTQKPESIKRLSVQDAIHLFERKQKEVRGSENEGMRKIGKIESQRIMLSESCNSNTAEKGVLRRWSGVSDISMDDLALQQVKNENQFQNQNVPLSRIKSYSQTSLSDHARQLSGDIIETQNMVEESPQSELRPQANNDQGVKRRKDTGSSYLVHQNDKNYCPSHSSSPNKQTLNTDQDMMPTAVEMNNANAHTKEVMQTPFQVTACSVRKGSETANGLSHIRSKSSGCEAMSLMHLKDTKAKGNRDWKEELGEKADELEALFAAHKLRSQSQRASSQDKLRMISKETSVGVESNNHFTKDMQNTGRESLGSSCNNEVDSEAQVLFNMADSNHGNHHSQRELLGFANDDARGKLYSHYKEKRDAKLRDEKTTKQAEKEAQLKAMHIVLEKTKAEMEVRNAAKKDPSVQDGKKTFSTLDDIPKDLPKPSGTKKHPSKITSVSSCLSLESSPRTSLSAKIQNSSNISSGRRRSLHENPLLQSVPSFTDIRKENTKPSHGHGRINSNSLVQGKGSMSRVELKSNSKSFGSREHSHIEHIGSGSVSQSSSNKEEKKHRSQAAARKSISGPITGGVSGKVPKAAACEPSFYSKATKRVTAAPLDSKPFLRKGRGIGPGTGSEVAKPKRVSAAIDDMKNASGGQSDNPNGEESVDELGDILKSSNTCKLTEAEADEEKENEVVKSTSDDAETADNQGDSDIIQFNMQADDVSACISPSEMSCSPTYSNYSFPEKFEKMTLCSEASLTAASISCRTTSLPREQTATSFSPISKPPSLHRSTASDHISSLGFATMTGDSPHGSPVWISHMQQPPQLSGTSDMETVRTRKKWGKAQKIVLATAPQQPHHKDAPKGLKRLLKFGRKNSGYEGGDDTEETKDLASRSGDDLLRRTGIQAKAHLPGQISFDFASLNGHEEIGSFPEQSLTRSIESSIPVPSGNFKSREDHLSGTNTLKAPRSFFSLSSFRSKASDSKPK